A genomic stretch from bacterium includes:
- the tilS gene encoding tRNA lysidine(34) synthetase TilS, whose amino-acid sequence MTTDHNPTALPTRALPELARLLRAVARRHGVGDGEPGVLVALSGGADSTALLRLAVLHRERCGAQVEAAHLDHALRGDDADADAAFCRDLCRRLDVPLHLRREDPRPAAAARGRGLEEAARAARRAFLTGVLDARPALAACATGHQRDDQAETIVMRLFRGTGPVGLQGIRPRAGRFVHPLLGCGRAEIEAWLAALGQPWRRDATNDDASNVRGRVRRELLPLARDIFGEGAAATPARLAALLRADAVEL is encoded by the coding sequence ATGACAACCGACCACAACCCGACCGCCCTCCCCACGCGCGCGCTGCCCGAGCTCGCGCGACTGCTGCGTGCCGTCGCGCGCCGCCACGGCGTCGGCGACGGCGAGCCGGGCGTGCTGGTCGCCCTCTCCGGGGGCGCGGACTCGACCGCGCTGCTGCGGCTGGCCGTGCTGCACCGCGAGCGGTGCGGCGCCCAGGTGGAGGCCGCCCACCTCGACCACGCCCTGCGCGGCGACGACGCCGACGCCGACGCGGCGTTCTGCCGCGACCTCTGCCGCCGCCTGGACGTCCCGCTGCACCTGCGACGGGAAGACCCCCGTCCCGCCGCCGCGGCGCGCGGGCGCGGCCTCGAGGAGGCGGCGCGCGCGGCCCGGCGGGCGTTCCTGACCGGCGTCCTGGACGCGCGGCCGGCGCTGGCCGCCTGCGCCACGGGGCACCAGCGCGACGACCAGGCCGAAACCATCGTGATGCGCCTGTTCCGCGGGACGGGGCCCGTGGGGCTGCAGGGGATCCGCCCCCGCGCCGGCCGTTTCGTCCACCCCCTGCTGGGGTGCGGCCGCGCCGAGATCGAGGCCTGGCTCGCCGCCCTCGGCCAGCCCTGGCGGCGCGACGCGACCAACGACGACGCCAGCAACGTGCGCGGCCGCGTGCGGCGCGAACTGCTGCCGCTGGCGCGGGACATCTTCGGCGAGGGCGCGGCGGCGACGCCGGCGCGGCTGGCGGCCCTGCTGCGGGCCGACGCCGTCGAGTTG